In Micromonospora sp. WMMA1363, a genomic segment contains:
- a CDS encoding catalase, which yields MDPSKPAKAVKDVVEAAAEKVTDVISPDIPGSPASAPPGIEEPTTPRDPLPPRKEQGTPETRTPTGATTGAPAAANRQQGKFLTTAQGARLRDTDHSLKAGPRGPILMQDHHFREKITHFDHERIPERVVHARGAGAHGVFTGYGAEETTRADFLRKGKETPVFVRFSTVLGSRGSADTVRDTRGFATKFYTDEGNFDLVGNNIPVFFIQDAIKFPDIIHAGKPHPDREIPQAQSAHDTFWDFVSLHTEAQHHTMWNMSDRGIPRSFRTMEGFGVHTFRLVNAAGETALAKFHWKPKLGVHSLTWEEAQMISGMDPDFHRRDLYDAIEAGAYPEWELGLQVFPDTPEETFAGIDLLDPTKIVPEELAPVRPVGKVVLNRTPTNFFAETEQVAFHLGNLVAGIDVTNDPLLQGRLFSYVDTQLTRLAGPNFPQIPINRPHAPVNDMLRDGFHQQAVHTGVAPYRPNTLDGGNPFRAGDDENAFLDVPVTVVEAPKVRANPVSFDDHFSQVRLFWLSMSPVEREHIVRAYTFELAKCYHQEIKERQLRCLANIDPVLCAQVATGLGLSAPEPTAPLVDVEPSPALSQLGRKWPMDGRTVGIVVDADSDLDSVVGVRSAVFAAGMVPLLIAAHGGKVGELPVQRTFATGRSVEFDALLLAGAPAPAPDALPAAADAEAGSAHATLVDPRVLLLVQESWRHAKAIGGWGAGVAVLEQARVVGAPGVVTGDSGTDVLAAVQRLMAAHRVWERFPTSHS from the coding sequence ATGGATCCCAGCAAGCCCGCCAAGGCCGTCAAGGATGTCGTGGAGGCCGCGGCCGAGAAGGTGACCGACGTCATCAGCCCCGACATTCCCGGTTCGCCGGCTAGCGCCCCACCCGGCATCGAGGAACCGACGACGCCGCGCGACCCGCTGCCGCCCAGAAAGGAGCAGGGCACCCCGGAGACGCGCACCCCGACCGGCGCGACCACCGGCGCACCCGCCGCCGCCAACCGTCAGCAGGGAAAGTTCCTCACCACGGCGCAGGGAGCCCGGCTGCGCGACACCGACCACTCCCTCAAGGCCGGGCCACGCGGCCCGATCCTGATGCAGGACCACCACTTCCGCGAGAAGATCACCCACTTCGACCACGAACGCATCCCGGAGCGCGTCGTGCACGCCCGCGGCGCCGGGGCACACGGAGTCTTCACCGGGTACGGCGCCGAGGAGACCACCCGGGCCGACTTCCTGCGCAAGGGAAAGGAGACCCCGGTCTTCGTCCGGTTCTCCACCGTCCTCGGCTCCCGCGGGTCGGCCGACACGGTCCGCGACACCCGCGGCTTCGCGACGAAGTTCTACACCGACGAGGGCAACTTCGACCTGGTCGGCAACAACATTCCGGTCTTCTTCATCCAGGACGCGATCAAGTTTCCCGACATCATCCACGCCGGGAAGCCGCACCCGGACCGGGAGATCCCGCAGGCGCAGAGCGCGCACGACACGTTCTGGGACTTCGTCTCGCTGCACACCGAGGCGCAGCACCACACCATGTGGAACATGTCCGACCGGGGCATCCCGCGCTCGTTCCGGACCATGGAGGGTTTCGGGGTCCACACCTTCCGGCTGGTGAACGCGGCCGGCGAGACAGCGCTGGCGAAGTTCCACTGGAAGCCCAAGCTCGGCGTGCACTCCCTGACCTGGGAGGAGGCGCAGATGATCAGCGGTATGGACCCGGATTTCCACCGCCGCGACCTCTACGACGCGATCGAGGCCGGCGCGTACCCCGAATGGGAGCTCGGCCTGCAGGTCTTCCCGGACACCCCGGAGGAGACCTTCGCCGGAATCGACCTGCTCGACCCGACGAAGATCGTCCCGGAGGAGCTGGCGCCGGTGCGGCCGGTCGGCAAGGTGGTCCTCAACCGGACGCCGACGAACTTCTTCGCCGAGACCGAGCAGGTCGCCTTCCACCTGGGCAACCTGGTGGCGGGCATCGACGTCACCAACGACCCGCTGTTGCAGGGCCGACTCTTCTCGTACGTGGACACGCAGCTCACCCGATTGGCCGGACCGAACTTTCCGCAGATCCCGATCAACCGACCACACGCTCCGGTCAACGACATGCTGCGGGACGGCTTCCACCAGCAGGCCGTACACACGGGGGTGGCGCCGTACCGGCCCAACACGCTCGACGGCGGCAACCCCTTCCGGGCCGGGGACGACGAGAACGCGTTCCTCGACGTGCCGGTAACCGTGGTGGAGGCCCCGAAGGTACGCGCCAACCCGGTCTCCTTCGACGACCACTTCAGCCAGGTCCGACTGTTCTGGCTGAGCATGTCGCCGGTGGAGCGGGAACACATCGTCCGCGCCTACACCTTCGAGCTGGCCAAGTGCTACCACCAGGAGATCAAGGAACGGCAGCTGCGGTGCCTGGCCAACATCGACCCGGTGCTCTGCGCGCAGGTCGCCACCGGCCTGGGCCTTTCCGCACCGGAGCCCACGGCGCCGCTGGTCGACGTCGAACCCAGCCCCGCCCTGTCGCAGCTGGGCCGGAAGTGGCCGATGGACGGCCGGACGGTCGGCATCGTGGTCGACGCGGACAGTGACCTCGACAGCGTTGTCGGCGTCCGAAGCGCCGTCTTCGCCGCGGGCATGGTGCCGCTGCTGATCGCGGCGCACGGCGGCAAGGTCGGCGAGTTGCCGGTACAGCGGACCTTCGCCACCGGTCGTTCAGTCGAGTTCGACGCCCTGCTGCTGGCCGGTGCGCCGGCGCCGGCGCCGGACGCCCTGCCGGCCGCCGCGGACGCCGAGGCGGGCTCGGCCCACGCCACGCTCGTCGATCCACGCGTTCTGTTGCTGGTGCAGGAAAGCTGGCGGCACGCCAAGGCGATCGGCGGCTGGGGCGCGGGGGTCGCCGTGCTGGAGCAGGCCAGGGTGGTCGGAGCTCCCGGTGTGGTGACCGGCGATTCGGGGACCGACGTCCTTGCCGCTGTGCAACGCCTGATGGCCGCGCACCGGGTATGGGAACGCTTCCCCACCTCGCACTCCTGA